From the genome of bacterium, one region includes:
- the leuS gene encoding leucine--tRNA ligase, giving the protein MYPFKEIEKKWRTVWQEMNLYATGRDKDKPKFYCLDFFPYPSGDGLSVGHCRNYIPSDVVTRLKRMQGYNVLHPMGWDGFGLPAENYALKMKMHPAKTTAQNAANYKRQFNLIEASYDWTKEINSTDPAYYRWTQWFFLLLFKRGLAYQAMGSQWWCPSCKTILANEQVEAGKCWRCNSDVTRKALKQWYFKITDYADRLINDLDNVDWPESIKMMQCNWIGRSEGTEIIFKTVDTGGNKHNIPIFTTRVDTIYGATFMTLAPEHPLVEKLTTSEQKNKVEAYVEKSRRESEIERLSTEKEKTGIFTGSYAENPFNKDKIPIWIGDYVLLSYGTGAVMAVPAHDKRDFAFAKKYNIPIKEVISPDGKEHVLGDAYVEYGIMINSDQFNGLSSEEGLEKLSEFAKEHGFGGKKISYRFRDWLISRQRYWGAPIPIVQCKKCGIVPVPENELPVLLPEIEDFQPTGTGRSPLAKADDFVNTKCPKCGGPAQRETDTMDGFACSSWYFLRFPNPDSSRAPFDKEKVKYWLPVDLYVGGAEHAVMHLLYARFWTKVMYDEGLIEFDEPFKVLKNQGMMLSYDNQKMSKSKGNVITPDSVAEEFGTDALRAYILFMGPFDQEVKWEQRGIKGVSRFLNRVWDIVLEAQRHKGTEAQRRDNKKDKTLNMWIHKTIKRFTADIERLQFNTAVAALMEYINYLYEIKKDKEVTSSKLWTWALETLLRLLSPITPFLSEELWHVMGHQNSIHKQKWPEYNEGAIKVDEIEIVVQINGKIKSRMQISTNLSEEEIKKLALDNQCIKEIIANKTIRKIFVVPGKLVNIVIQT; this is encoded by the coding sequence ATGTATCCATTTAAGGAAATAGAAAAAAAGTGGCGGACTGTGTGGCAGGAGATGAATTTGTATGCCACAGGTAGAGATAAAGATAAGCCAAAGTTTTACTGTCTGGACTTTTTCCCTTATCCTTCTGGTGATGGTCTGAGTGTTGGGCATTGCCGCAATTATATCCCGTCAGATGTTGTAACCAGACTAAAAAGAATGCAAGGATATAATGTGCTGCATCCAATGGGATGGGATGGTTTTGGCCTTCCGGCAGAAAACTATGCGTTAAAGATGAAGATGCATCCGGCAAAAACTACTGCTCAAAATGCAGCAAACTATAAACGCCAATTTAATCTGATTGAAGCAAGCTATGATTGGACAAAGGAAATCAATTCTACGGATCCTGCCTATTATCGCTGGACACAGTGGTTTTTCTTACTGCTTTTCAAAAGAGGGCTTGCATATCAGGCTATGGGGTCCCAGTGGTGGTGCCCCTCATGCAAAACAATCCTGGCAAATGAACAGGTAGAAGCAGGAAAATGCTGGCGTTGTAATTCGGATGTTACAAGAAAGGCCCTAAAGCAGTGGTATTTTAAAATAACAGATTATGCAGACCGTCTTATTAATGATCTGGACAATGTTGACTGGCCTGAATCTATAAAAATGATGCAGTGCAACTGGATTGGCCGCAGTGAAGGGACGGAAATAATATTCAAGACTGTTGATACCGGTGGAAACAAACATAATATTCCTATTTTTACAACAAGGGTTGATACCATATATGGCGCTACATTTATGACGCTTGCTCCGGAACATCCTCTTGTAGAAAAGCTAACTACATCCGAACAAAAAAACAAGGTTGAAGCATATGTTGAAAAATCGCGCAGAGAGAGTGAGATAGAACGTCTATCTACAGAGAAGGAAAAGACAGGCATTTTTACAGGCTCGTATGCAGAAAATCCATTCAATAAAGATAAAATACCTATCTGGATCGGGGATTATGTTCTTCTTTCCTATGGGACTGGCGCAGTAATGGCAGTACCTGCGCATGACAAGAGAGACTTTGCTTTTGCTAAAAAATATAATATTCCCATTAAAGAGGTTATAAGCCCTGATGGGAAAGAACATGTGTTAGGGGATGCATATGTTGAATATGGAATAATGATAAATTCAGATCAGTTTAATGGTTTATCATCAGAAGAGGGGCTTGAAAAGCTTAGTGAATTTGCTAAAGAACACGGATTTGGCGGTAAAAAAATTTCGTACAGGTTCAGAGACTGGCTCATATCCCGTCAAAGATATTGGGGAGCGCCTATCCCCATAGTTCAGTGTAAAAAATGCGGCATAGTCCCTGTGCCGGAGAATGAACTCCCTGTATTGCTCCCGGAGATTGAGGATTTTCAGCCAACAGGCACAGGACGTTCGCCTCTGGCAAAGGCAGATGATTTTGTAAATACTAAATGCCCAAAGTGCGGAGGGCCTGCGCAAAGAGAAACTGATACAATGGACGGCTTTGCGTGTTCTTCATGGTATTTTCTGCGATTTCCAAATCCGGATTCTTCAAGAGCTCCTTTTGATAAAGAAAAGGTCAAGTATTGGCTGCCTGTAGACCTATATGTTGGCGGCGCAGAGCATGCAGTTATGCATCTTCTATATGCGCGATTCTGGACAAAAGTGATGTATGACGAGGGTTTGATAGAATTTGATGAGCCGTTTAAAGTCTTAAAAAATCAGGGGATGATGCTTTCCTATGATAATCAGAAGATGTCAAAGTCAAAGGGCAATGTTATAACTCCGGACAGTGTGGCAGAAGAATTTGGAACAGATGCTCTCAGAGCGTATATTCTGTTCATGGGTCCATTTGACCAGGAAGTAAAATGGGAACAAAGGGGAATAAAGGGAGTATCTCGTTTTCTTAACAGAGTATGGGATATCGTGCTTGAAGCACAAAGGCACAAAGGCACAGAGGCACAAAGAAGGGATAACAAGAAAGATAAAACATTAAACATGTGGATACACAAGACGATCAAGAGGTTTACCGCTGATATTGAACGTCTTCAGTTTAATACTGCTGTTGCTGCTTTAATGGAGTATATCAACTATTTATATGAGATTAAAAAGGATAAAGAAGTTACATCCTCTAAGCTGTGGACATGGGCTTTGGAAACATTGCTAAGATTATTATCTCCCATTACTCCTTTTCTATCAGAGGAACTGTGGCATGTTATGGGGCATCAGAATAGTATCCACAAGCAGAAGTGGCCTGAGTATAATGAGGGTGCAATAAAAGTTGATGAAATTGAGATCGTTGTGCAGATCAATGGGAAGATAAAAAGCAGAATGCAAATAAGCACGAATCTCAGCGAAGAAGAAATCAAAAAACTTGCTCTGGATAATCAGTGTATAAAAGAAATTATAGCCAATAAAACAATTCGGAAGATATTTGTAGTTCCTGGAAAATTAGTTAATATTGTAATCCAGACGTAA
- a CDS encoding SemiSWEET family transporter, which produces MEIYKIVGWLALVATITYTCFGIPVQVYKNYKRKSTSGLSLFMISFMSLTLFLWSVYAWVKTPKDWFIFSANLPGFVCIIILLFQFWHYRNS; this is translated from the coding sequence ATGGAAATCTATAAAATTGTTGGTTGGCTTGCGTTAGTTGCAACAATTACGTACACCTGTTTTGGGATACCTGTCCAGGTATACAAAAACTATAAAAGGAAATCCACATCAGGTCTATCCCTGTTTATGATATCATTTATGAGCTTAACGCTTTTTCTATGGTCAGTTTATGCATGGGTTAAAACCCCAAAGGATTGGTTTATTTTTAGCGCTAACCTGCCGGGCTTTGTTTGTATTATTATTCTATTATTTCAGTTTTGGCATTATCGAAATTCATAA
- a CDS encoding response regulator transcription factor, with the protein MSSERILTVEDDKHILKLVKYNLEKAGFQCTVTITGEEALEILDKEPVDLIILDIMLPEMDGLQVCKQIKQDKKLSAIPIIMLTAKGEEVDRIVGFELGADDYVVKPFSPRELVLRVKAILKRRKSPEAAKDILDAGKLIVDITRHKVTVDKKEIELTLMEFKLLVTLMQRKGKAQSRDKLLEDIWDIAADVTTRTIDTHIKRLRQKLGKAGKSIETIRGIGYRFSEEEL; encoded by the coding sequence ATGTCTAGCGAAAGAATTTTAACAGTTGAAGATGATAAGCATATTTTAAAGCTTGTTAAATATAATCTAGAAAAAGCAGGTTTCCAATGTACTGTTACAATAACAGGGGAAGAAGCCTTAGAGATTTTGGATAAAGAGCCTGTTGATTTAATTATATTGGATATAATGCTTCCTGAAATGGATGGACTTCAGGTCTGCAAACAGATAAAACAGGACAAAAAACTTTCCGCTATTCCAATAATAATGTTAACAGCGAAAGGTGAAGAAGTAGATAGAATTGTCGGATTTGAGCTGGGCGCTGACGATTACGTCGTTAAACCGTTTAGCCCGCGAGAACTAGTTTTGAGGGTGAAAGCAATCTTAAAACGCAGGAAATCTCCAGAAGCTGCCAAGGATATTTTGGATGCTGGTAAACTTATAGTAGATATTACCCGTCACAAAGTAACTGTTGATAAAAAGGAAATAGAATTAACTCTAATGGAATTTAAGCTCTTAGTCACACTTATGCAGAGAAAAGGCAAAGCTCAATCAAGGGATAAATTGTTAGAAGATATATGGGATATAGCCGCTGATGTTACTACCCGTACCATAGATACTCATATCAAACGTTTGAGACAGAAATTAGGAAAAGCAGGAAAATCCATTGAGACGATAAGAGGAATTGGTTATAGATTCAGTGAAGAGGAATTATAA
- a CDS encoding ATP-binding protein, with the protein MRINIHYKITLLFVMIIAVMLFGIYLYLNKSLRKYSYQRIETNLIKQTSFAKSYIEENFTKKIQSYELDKIADKIGRDLGLRVTIIGIDGTVFGDSELDGKKLIEVENHLYRPEVQQALKGFSAAKSGIGKSRRFSATIKKDMLYIASVFGKEKLQGVVRLSMPLSEIELISSHLRETLILSLFLAFILAVIVSFAASLFISKPTKEMSLAAKAVADGDFSKRISISTKDEIGDLAKAFNFMSRQIKTRIEEVTTNKSRLEAVLLSMSEGVMVVDIKGAILLMNQSLKDFLLVKGDPVGKKPLEIVRNIEIQEIADNSLRLKRGVESREISVFLPEEKILLLHATPIIRDSKIEGAVFVFHDITELRHLERIRREFVANVSHELRTPVSSIKGYAETLLEGAMDDKENAMDFLKIIHSDSERLARLIDDLLDLSKIESDKLKSTLKQCAIEPIIKRVVFSLNKQAKDKSIKIQTDIPKDISDVLADEARIAQVLLNLIDNAVKYTQEGDEVTISAKEKDGFVQVDVTDTGIGIPEKDISRLFERFYRADKARSRELGGTGLGLSIVKHIVQAHNGQVSVQSVLGKGSTFSFTIAKVKKNGKKFTKI; encoded by the coding sequence TTGAGAATAAATATCCATTATAAGATTACGCTCCTCTTTGTAATGATTATTGCTGTCATGCTTTTTGGAATCTATCTTTATCTTAACAAAAGCCTACGCAAGTACTCCTACCAGCGTATTGAAACAAACCTAATAAAGCAAACATCATTTGCTAAATCATACATTGAAGAAAATTTTACTAAGAAAATTCAATCTTATGAATTAGATAAAATAGCTGATAAGATTGGCAGGGACTTAGGTTTGCGCGTTACTATTATTGGTATTGATGGCACAGTCTTTGGCGATTCAGAGCTAGACGGGAAAAAACTTATTGAGGTTGAAAATCATCTTTATAGACCTGAAGTCCAACAGGCGCTTAAGGGGTTTTCAGCAGCCAAGTCCGGAATTGGGAAAAGCAGACGTTTTAGCGCCACGATAAAAAAGGATATGCTTTACATTGCTTCTGTTTTTGGCAAAGAAAAGCTACAAGGTGTAGTAAGATTGTCAATGCCGCTTTCCGAAATTGAATTAATATCAAGCCACTTAAGGGAAACGTTAATTCTTTCTCTTTTCCTTGCGTTCATTCTGGCAGTTATTGTTAGTTTTGCCGCCTCATTATTTATATCAAAACCGACAAAAGAAATGTCTTTGGCAGCTAAAGCAGTAGCTGATGGTGATTTCTCTAAAAGGATTTCAATCTCAACAAAAGATGAAATAGGAGATCTTGCAAAGGCATTTAATTTCATGTCTCGTCAAATTAAAACGCGGATTGAAGAGGTTACTACGAATAAATCCCGATTGGAAGCGGTGCTTTTGAGCATGTCTGAAGGAGTAATGGTTGTTGATATAAAAGGAGCAATCTTATTGATGAATCAATCCCTTAAAGATTTTTTGCTTGTAAAAGGAGACCCTGTAGGTAAAAAACCTCTTGAAATAGTACGTAACATTGAGATTCAGGAAATTGCAGATAACAGCTTAAGATTAAAGCGTGGGGTTGAATCTCGCGAAATATCTGTTTTCCTCCCAGAGGAGAAAATTCTATTACTACACGCAACACCAATTATTCGAGATAGCAAAATAGAAGGTGCTGTTTTTGTATTTCACGATATAACAGAACTGAGACATCTTGAAAGAATTCGCCGGGAGTTTGTAGCCAATGTTTCTCATGAACTAAGAACACCTGTATCGAGCATTAAAGGTTATGCTGAAACCTTGCTGGAAGGAGCAATGGATGACAAAGAGAATGCCATGGATTTCTTGAAAATAATTCATTCCGATTCTGAGCGACTGGCAAGATTGATTGATGACCTTCTGGACTTATCTAAAATAGAATCAGACAAGCTTAAATCGACTTTAAAGCAATGCGCTATTGAACCTATCATCAAAAGAGTGGTTTTCAGCTTAAATAAACAGGCAAAAGATAAATCAATTAAAATTCAGACAGATATTCCTAAAGATATATCTGATGTTTTAGCTGATGAAGCAAGAATTGCTCAAGTTCTGTTGAACCTCATAGATAATGCCGTAAAATATACTCAAGAAGGAGACGAAGTTACTATATCTGCTAAAGAGAAGGATGGGTTTGTTCAAGTTGATGTCACTGATACAGGTATTGGTATTCCAGAAAAAGACATTTCTCGACTCTTTGAACGCTTTTACCGTGCAGATAAAGCTCGTTCCCGCGAATTGGGCGGAACTGGTTTAGGGCTTTCAATTGTTAAGCATATTGTTCAGGCCCATAACGGGCAGGTTTCCGTTCAAAGCGTATTAGGTAAAGGCTCCACTTTTAGCTTTACTATTGCAAAAGTTAAAAAGAATGGCAAGAAATTTACTAAAATTTAA
- a CDS encoding metallophosphoesterase, translating to MNKGEKEQIRKKKIVHISDLHLGSAQFLPAVLEDAMNEIKSLSPDIVIVTGDLTSEGYPFQFENAKEYLKKISDTKVLIVPGNHDSYNVGYLHFEKIFGYRYVTLHYDGITILGMDSSEPDLDDGHIGREHYKEIEFTFKENPGNFKIFFLHHHLLPVPLTGREKNILVDAGDVLELLIRSGVNLVLSGHRHVPHLWKLNNMYLLNAGTVSTNRLRGSSKPSYNIIEIGRNLVIKRKYVGAEDDYILDVPLET from the coding sequence ATGAACAAAGGGGAAAAAGAGCAAATTCGTAAAAAGAAGATTGTTCACATATCAGATCTGCATTTAGGTTCCGCTCAATTTCTGCCAGCGGTGCTGGAGGATGCTATGAATGAGATAAAATCTCTTAGCCCTGATATTGTAATCGTGACAGGTGACTTGACATCGGAAGGTTATCCATTTCAGTTTGAGAACGCAAAAGAATATCTTAAGAAAATCTCGGATACAAAAGTTCTTATCGTTCCAGGCAATCATGACTCTTACAATGTTGGCTATCTGCATTTCGAAAAAATATTCGGATATCGTTATGTCACACTCCATTATGATGGAATTACTATTTTAGGAATGGATTCCAGTGAGCCTGATTTGGACGACGGGCATATCGGTCGTGAACACTATAAGGAGATTGAATTTACATTTAAAGAAAATCCCGGCAATTTCAAAATCTTTTTTCTTCATCACCATCTTTTACCTGTTCCTCTAACTGGCAGGGAGAAAAACATCCTTGTTGATGCAGGAGATGTTCTTGAACTATTGATTAGGTCGGGAGTTAATCTTGTCCTTAGTGGTCACCGACATGTCCCGCATCTGTGGAAATTGAATAATATGTACCTGCTTAATGCAGGAACTGTTTCCACAAACCGTCTGCGAGGCAGCTCAAAACCTTCATACAATATTATTGAAATTGGCAGGAATCTAGTTATTAAACGAAAATATGTGGGAGCGGAAGATGATTACATTCTTGACGTACCTCTTGAGACTTAA